AGTCTTTAAAGGTCGTTATGCACTTTTCCTTGGCCATttgaaaaacacacacagagtgagCTAGTGAATGTCCAGCACTGAGTAGAGATCACAGTGCAGAGGGAAACATCTGCAGGTGATTTTGAACTTTCAGAATTTGTACAGTGAAAATACCTCATTGCTTCTGGAAAGTGAGTGCATTTTTTAGTCCAGCTTTTGTACTTAAATCATGTCTTATTTCACTAGAATTCATCATGTAATTTGTATAGCAGTGCTAGCCTTaggcatttaaatatttaatacaattcctttttcttcaacTGCTATCTTGATTTTTCCCTCTTACTGCATGAATTATTTGGATGACAATGAAGGACACCCTTCATCCTTGAGCTTCAgagtgttttccttttgttcttggTAGGAATGGGGGCAAGTAAAGTTTTTGATATGAAACCTTAATAGTGCCATTCAGATACCTCTATCAGAACATGGCTTCTGTGGGGTGTACGTGATTAGTTCTAGCACTGAAGTGTAACTATAGAATGTGGCAGGAACTGGAGCTGCTGTAGCTCCTCTTATAAAGTAACTTCAATACTCTAAATTCAGTTCAAGTTTTCCTATTTTGACTTTGTAGATTGAAAGAAATCCTTACTTTAGGGCCTATTCTGCTAAAATGCTTTACAGATCTAGACAAAAGTGTCTTGTGTGTTTTCTGTAGGGGAACTCTTGTAGTTCCTCTAGACCAAGGAACTACAGCTTCCACTCAGGTTCTGTCATAATTTGAAGTACACAGAACTCCCATTTGTACTTTGTTTCGCTTTTAGGTGAATGTCAAGTCTTGATCTTGCCTGCAGGCCTTGAGCAGGGAGTGGTAGATGACTTAACCCTTGGTACAGATTAGCACAGCATTTGAACAGGGCCTGGAAAATAAGCTCCCATCTTGAGAAAGTGGGTAGTAGGGTAAGTGATACCTACCATGAGGCATGGAACTCTAGGAATGATCTCATATAAAACTTCTCTAATGGCAGCAAGTAAGGTGCCTTCATGGTCCCAAGAGAAGAGTTGTtcttgatgtatttttttttctctaaagacTGAGGTCCTTTTCATAATGCTGGTAAAGGGACTCCCAATACCTAAATGGCTTTAAACCAAAGAGTGTGGGTTTAGATTAGACATTgggaagattttattttctgtgagggtggtggcaCACTGGCATAGAtggcccagagaagctgtgtatGCCCTATCCCTGAAAggtcaaggccaggctggatggggctctgagcagcctggtctaggggaaggtgtccctccctgcctgtggtAGAGGGGTCAGGATGAGATGACATTTCAGGTCTCTtccaaacaattctatgattctgtgagcATTCTGCAAAGATGTTACACAGCTTTTTGTAGTAATCTGGAACAGAGCAATACTCTTAGCCACGTGTTGAGCAGGTCCCAGTGAACAGAGACACCCCTCTGTGTGTGTAAGGTGCTTGCCAAGTGTATCTGTTGCTGACTTGAACCATTTCAATTATCAATGTCTGGGACTATCTCAGGTTGAGAGAGCAGCCCTAACCACCAGGCTCCCTCCACAGCCCTTCTCAGGTCACATATTGCTTCTTCCACTGGCCAGCTTCAGTCCCCAGCTTAACTTGGGcctgcaggccctgctctggcagctggaggCTTGGTTATGTGCCACAGTAGCCACGTTCTTTGTGACTTAGGCTCTAGATACCTTCATCACCTtgcctgcagagccacagaaggttgaggttggaagggatgtcTGGGGATAACCTGGTCCAGTCCCCTCCTGTGCCAAACAGAACACTGCTGGTGTCTTGTTCATTTGAAGGTGTTAATGTCTGAATTGCTTTAATATATTAATTCAAACGTTGTGATTCAAAATGGGATGCTGtgctttttcctctgaaatagtGCCTGTCAACAGGCATCAAAGCACCCAGTGTGACTGCTCTCCCTGTCCTCAGATGCTTCTGGCACAGCTCCACACCATCTGCAATGAAATGCTGGGGAGTTTCTGCTTGTTTAACACAAACTGCTCTTCTTAAAAGAAAGTCAGACACCCTCACAGGGTATTGGGCTCACTGATAGCTGAAAGCAGTGGCTCTGGTCGGTCTAGAACAGATTTTACATTGCTACAATGCACTGCTCAGCCTGTGCATAATTTCTGGGAGTTATGGTCCCATCCAGAAGTGCTGTTCCATAGCCAGTCCTTGCAGTGTGATGTACTGAGCATAATTCAACAGCATTTGACTGCTGACTGAACAGGGCAATTTGctttttactgtgagagtgCAGAGCAACACGTCCCCAGTCCTTCCTCAAGTGCTGTGCTGTTTCCATCAGCACAGGCAGATATAGCTCCTGGGAggagggtggcagtgccaccatggctgctgcagctcaggtcaggtgctcctggcacagctctgggacacaATCCAAgtacccagcccagctctgaaagCCTTTGGCGTGGCATTAAGTGACAGGTGTGGCAGGTGAAACAGCCTTAGCAGCACATACTGAACTCTTGGGGTGCAAAAGAGGAGTATGCTCCGTGCTGCTTCTGAATAAAAATGTCTGCAATTGATTTATCGGCAGCTGTAAGATGGTTTATTCCTAACACAGTCCCTCCAGTGGTGCAACTATTGCAGGTCACTCATAGACAGATGATTTCCACAGTTCTTTCTACAAAAGTGGGAGTTTCCAGAAAAAGGACAGCTGCAGAATGGAAATGGGTGGAAACTGATTATCAGTTTAATGTTAACCAGTCTTTGGTTAGtgttgcagaaaataaattcccGACTGCAGTTTCCAGGGCTATATTTAGCATGTGAGGTGCAGCACCTTCCCAGAGCCTGCCTGCATCTCCAGGGATATTCCATGGCTTGTGTCACCCCCAGCTTCCACTGCTGGGAGTCAGTCAGGTGGAGTTACAGACCCCTGTTATGGACCCAAGCATTTTGTGCTCACTTGGTGTCAGCCCTGCTTGTTTTAAGACAAAGACAAGGCATTTACATCAGAAAAAGCTTCCTCACCTCTGGTAGGCTGAGACAAACATGGCCCTGCTCCCTGAGGCACAGGACAAGGCACGCAGTATCCATGGGGGGATAAAGGCAGAGCCTGCCAGCCTGCCATTAGCAGTGGCCAGAGTTAATCACCCTGTGTAATCAGGAGGTTAATCGGGGAAGCTGATGCTGGAAGTTAATGTTCAACTAAGGGCAAAGAATTTTTTGAAGTCATTTCCCCAACagaaggggcaggaggtgcagaggaggagggaaagaggagggatCTTGATCATGGTGAGGATCAGGGAACCCTTTCAGGCACTTCGTTGACAACgagtttgtttgggatttttcaaatagacctatttatttttatttatttatttgtatctgagtttttatttttcctagatACATGTTTGGTGCAGttcctccccagtgctgctgagctgctggtgcagctcAGGGTCAGGGCAGCCTTTGCTGGGCACTAGTGTGTTTCCCTTTGCTGGCAAAGAAAACAGGGGATACCAAGTCACAGTTGTGTATCCCCATAGCCCACCCTGGTTTTGCATGAAGCAGTTGGTGATTGAATTAAATCTTCACTACAGGTAGATGAACTGGCCTAAAACATTTTGGGTGGGGAACACAATAGGTCTTGCTCATTAAGCATGCAAGGCAGTCTACAGAAGAGAGCCTCaaaagagctgggaaaggatggCAGTAGTACTAATTAATCACAATACAGATATATCCTGAAAACAGGAAGTGGTATTTGCCTGCAGCTGAGAGGAGGGATATTcccttttttgcccttttttggtttagtttttggtttttatacTCAGTACAAACCCCATCTAATATAAGACACGCAACATGCATTTTTTGGAGTCAGACTATGTGATTTCTTGTTTCCTaggatcacagaaccacagactTCTTTATGTTGGAAAGGATCTTTAATATCAGTGAGTCCAACCACTGATCCTTATCGGTCCCTTCCAAACTGAGATATGATTCCTTGATTCTCCAGCACCAACAGTGTGTAAGTATGGGGAAAAGTTGTTAAATTTACCTCTAACTTGAGGAGGGATGCCCATTAAAGCACACAGcttttccctgccttccctAGGTGCTTCTCCATAAAAAGAGGAAGTGCTTTGTCCTGCACCTCTTCAGGTACATCTAACCCAAGCACATTAACCAACTGCAGTTTCACTTGCACTTTCTAAGCTGTTGCAATAAtgtctcttccttttttcttttttcgtttttttttctttttcctctcctctcctctttcaaGTTACCGAAATGTGTGTTCTCTTTCATTGACTTGACATTTATGCcatcttaatttaaaattactttgtttcATGGTTCATCTTTCATCCTTTGGCTTCTGCCCACTGCGTGTTTTTGACTACACTCATCACTTTGTTCTTTAGTCAATATTGGTTCTTATTCTAAGTTATGTTTATGGTGGAACAGTACATGCCAATATTGCTAAGCCCTTTCTCCCCACCCAACAACCACAGGACTGATTCAGGATGACAGATGGTGTTTTCAGCCTCCAAATTCTTTGCTCTAAGCATATCTTACAGCAGTTGCTTCTGTGTTTCTAATTTTGCCTGATGCAGGCAGCCTCCCAGCCCCAAGTGACCCAAGTTTTTGCTTCATTCAATGCTTCTTCACCCATAAAGCCTGGGAGCTGGAGCCTCAAAGCAGCTGCTAGAGCTGAATCCCACCAGTGTCATGTAGCACACATCCAAGAGCTGGAGTTCCACACAGCACTCCCTCAAGTGTTGCATTATGATGCACAAGTGTGCATGCTATGGTGATGTGAATACACATGTTTTCTGGCCATCATTTTAGATATATAGAGCCAATATATCTTACTGTCTTTATTTACCCTCTACTCTCATCATGCATAGAAATGAAATGTACCTATTAAATGGCAAATGAAAGTATTGAAATGCAAGATGAAAGTAGTGAAATCAGCTCTTTCAGGTCAGATGCAATTTGACAAGAGCGCTGTGAGCCTTGAAGCCAAAGACAAGGGCTGCcagcatttctgctttctaACAGCAGCATCACAGTGACTCAGGTATTAGCTCAGAATTGAAGCAGCTAGCACCCCAAGGTAGTCATGAGGATCCACAGGAACTTGAACACCCTCTCTGATGAGCACATGCTTTTCTTAATCTACAGCTGAATCTGTGGTTGCTGAAGCCAGAAGCTCTTCACTGTCTCTATTTTGAGTGTgttaaaaataacttgaagtAAATAGAAAAGCTATTTCATGTATTTTAGGGTCAGTTTagtctttttctctttgtctgcCCTTCCTTAACTGAAGCAAGGCCTGAGGGACAGAGGACTATGAAGGGCAAGGAGCACCTCAAAGCCCCCTGAGCATTTAAAGTGCTTTCCTGTGAAGGATGTGGTGATGACCAGGCTTTGGAGAGGATACATGGTTTGCAAATGCAGCTTCTGCTTTATGAGTCCCGATTTAGAGGCCCAGCGTGATGTTTTCAGCAGTAAATCACTAACTATTTTCAGCAAGAGGGAGTTTAGCATATTGCCTCACACCAGCCTTTCTTCTGCCTGTGACCTCTCCAAAGGGGCAGTGcaaacagtaaaaaataataacagaaaaGGAAGTACTGAGCTAAGATCAGGGTCTTATGACTCTTGGTTTTCATATGCTAAGAGcttcacccagcctggcctggaacacttctgGGGCATCCACAGGTGCTcagggcaacctgtgccagtgcctcaccaccctcagagggaaGAGTTTCTTCCTAAGCAGAGCAGCCTATTTGTTAAATGCAGACCAGGGAGAGGACTGTgctctgctttggggtttttgtaaTGATCACTGGGATTGCTGGGACATTTGTGTTCCGTTAATTCCAAATGATTAGCTAAGGATTCAGTAACTTGTGATTCCCATTAAGCAGTGATGATTCAGCAAGGCAGAAAACAACTCATGTCAGGGACTGTGCGCCTCAGGGCATGTCCCTAGGTTGCCAGTACTCTCACCTGCCCTTCTCTGAGCTCTGGAAATAGATTCCAGAACTACAAGGAGCTGCCTTCAGCACGTGCTTCTGTTTGGCAGGTGGgaggctgtgcagagcccagtGCATCCCAGAACACCCCTGGACACCAGCAGCCATTCTTCCTCTCTCAATGCCTCTTCACAGCCCTCACTGATGATCCATTCAGCTGGATAAATGAGGCCTCCTTTGGGCACCCTGCATccacagaggagagagaaaaaaaatcccacatccTCAGAACAGCAGTATTTTTTGTGAGTCCTAGAATAATGACAGCTTCTAATGTTATTTATGACTTTAGATTTAAGATTACGTCTCGGTGTTGTGTTGATTTCCCCAGAAAAACCAGACTGCCATTTAAAAGtaatattactattattttaaataacataTGGCTCTACATTTATGTGGGAATTGCAATGTTAAGCAACACCAGTCAATGACCTCAAAAGTAGgactctgggggaaaaaaaagagtattagAATTATACATTCTGGTGAAGTGAAAATACTCCGAGGGGACAAGAAATATGACTTTCAACAAATTTATAAAAGTTAAAGAGGGTTTATTTCTGAACAAGCTGAGATGAGAACAAGAGTAATGGAGTCTTGATTTACATCCAAGGGTCAGTAATTGCTGTTTTTGTAACTGTTGTTTCACCTCCCATTCTTCTGCATCTGAAATAAATACTGAACACACCTCTGAACCATCAGGTGGGTGCTTCAGatgccccaaaatcacccagaGTCATTGCAAGAAAGCAGTGACAGTAGTCCAAGTATTGTGACAGTCTTTTTTGTAAAAACTGTCACCCACACAGACAGAAACTAGAAACTCCTTTAACTCCCTCACAGCATTTCTGAACCATATGGAATTATATTATCATTTCTATTATAATCATTGAAAACAAGTGGTAACAGTTTGTGGCAAAGCCCGTTTATTAGTTTCCTGGGACTGTGCCTGGCCTGCCCCCAGCACATACAAAAGAACACAACTTTACAGTAGTCTGGTAAGGTGAAAATACACAGACAGAGTATTCAGTACTCTGATATCCATCCTGTGGGCAGAACATCACCACTGAAAGCCAGGGAGCAACACTGAATCCTGCATTACTGACCATGCTGCCTCCATGGCAGAACCATTACAACATGCTTTGTGCTGAACATGGAATTACACACTTGCACACCATTTGCACACAATTTTCATGACATGAGGGCCCTTATTTACAAGTTGTGGTAACTCAAAACTTAACAGATGTGCAGGTGTTTCAGATCAAATTTAACAGTAACACTGCAGCTACATGATTTTCTTACCCCAACCCCCAACCTGACTTTAAAATTCTTAATTCTGGggtattttattaaaacaaacaaacaaataaagcaaacaaaaaccaaacaaaaacaaacaaacaaaaaaacccacaaaaacttGCTGACGTATTTAGTATACAAATAATGAAGAAGGATCCTCAGAAAAAGGATTAAGGACATGAGTGAAAAACAATTTGTCCAACAGGACTGTAAACCATATTTATACCATAGTATAAACATCAATTTAAAATCaataattttcttaaagaaatCATTAAGGACACTAGTGTTAAAAAGGTGATTGTTTCTGAAACAACTGTAAATTCTAGTCCTGTAAGGTTCAGAGTGAATACAAAAGCTTCCTTTTACAAATGTTTCCTAAGCAAAAATACTGTCACAATTGAAGCAGCTTTATACAGGAAAAAGTACTACCTTTTGTTTAGATCCTTTTTAAACATCTTAATCATATAAGACCAAATTAAAGGGTCTTCCAAAATCTAGAAAAAAGTCAATGCATTTTTTCTGTATAAGTTGCAATGAAATTACATCTTAGGAAGTGCAATAGTTTACATAATGACAGGTATCTTGTTTCAGTAATTTGTTTCTCATGTGATCATTAGGGTGGCAGCTTCTCAACTAGCCCTTCCACTGAGTTTCCAGTAAGCAACACATGCTACACAttgccaattaaaaaaaaaaaatcttcatttataCTTCAAAAACTAAGTCACAAAGCATTGTTTGACATGGCACGTGAATGAAGTCACAGATTGCACTCTATGGCCTACATTTCACTTTATGCAGCTATGTGCAACTTAGCACCATTTTTATTATGAAACTTGATCTTCAGAGAGGACTGGAGAAAAGCAGTTGCAACTATGAGAACACAGAAAAAGGTGGTCTAAGAGGAATTTTTTCCCTCATCTAATCCCTACTAGCTCACATTAGTAATGCCAAGGATGCCCTACATACAGTCACAACATTATACATGCAggttttccctcaaaaatctgTAACAGATGATGTAGTTGGTACATTTATTCCATATTTCAAGACCAAatttagtttgtgtttggaaatattttaagaatgtGCCATATTCCTAAGCATTCCCCTTCCTGAAATATATTATCAAGTTGGCTTTTCAAGATATCTGAGAAGCGCTCCTGATATCTTAAAGCCCTGCAAACCCCATCTTTGAAAAGCAGCATGCTTCTGCCAAATTCACCCAATCTTTTACTTACTCAACTGTTTTTACTTCCCCTGAGACACCCAACTCAAATACAGCACCTTCAGAAATATGTAACTTAATTGTAGTAAGATCAGAGAACTTGTGGACAGGTGGAGTCCCAgtttcaccccaaatcctgcgCTACAGTACTTTCCATAATATGGGTTAACATAACACAGTTTGGTATCGCGTGctaattatgaaaaattaatgaagttTTAAGTATCAAATAACTGTCTAGAGGTAGGGAGAAGTTGGTTAATTCCATTACCACTGCCACGAAGAAACAGACCAAGTTCATAGTGGAAGGACAGGCCAAAGCCTAGCAGTTGGCACTGACACTGGCAGCCCAAACTTTCACAGacctgtttttttttgcttttataataAAAAGGTACCTGCTTTCTAATTTCCAAGTAGTCACCTAATATTCCTTCACATGCCAAAAATCTCCCCACCTGCAGACCCAAAACCCAAGTTCCCTGGTTGTCACAAAAGGCTCTTTCTCCTACATTATTCCAACACAAGTAGCAACCAAAAGTATTAGTAAACTGGCACACTAGTTATAATCTTACCACAATGATGAGAACAACCTCAGGCAGCAAGAGCTCAACTAGGAGTGCTTTGTCAAAACTTGACAAAGTATGTTCCCATACACTTATAGTGAAACTTTAGTAATTCAGAAAGTACAATTACAAAGTGCAAGAGCATAAGATGGGCACGTCTACaccaagaaaaattaaaataaaaaacacattaaagtGCCAAAGAGATTTGCTATAGTTGCTACCAAAACCTGTAACTTTGCCAAAGATCATAATTTTGAAGCACTTGCAAACAAGACAAGGTGATAACCAGTGACAATGTGGCCTAACACCAGCAGGATGTGATAGGTTTTGGTTCGGGCTTTATATGAATTTCATCATGATCTGGGGGTTGACTAAGCATTAATGGCTTGTGACTTTTAAGCTTGTGAGCCAGTGTCATGAATATGGCCTCCACATGGTCATTGTCGTTGGGGTTCTTGGCAGAGGTTTCAAACAATGGCATGCTGTGAGTGTCAGCAAACTTCTGGGCCAGGTCCGTGGGCACCTGAATAGCACTTCTCAGGTCACATTTATTGCCAACCAGAATCCGTGGAATATCGTTGGCGAGGAGGTGCTGTTTGCACTCCTCGATCCAGGAGGGCAGGCTGTGGAAACTGGCAATGTTTGTCATGTCATACACAAACACCACAGCATGGACGTTCCTGTAGTAGTGCTGCACCATGCTCTTCCTGAAGCGCTCCTGGCCTGCAGTATCCCATAGCTGGATCTGAAAGCACAGAGACAAGGAGGGCAAAACATGTTTCATTCCTCATCTCGGAAAATAACCCAAATCACCTGGAGTCAGAAGAGTTACACCATCACAGAAATCTACTCCTCTGAATTAATGATATTGACAACTTGCTGCTGAAGGCAACTGCTGTATTCACACACTTTCAGAAGCTTTAACTTTCAAAGCTGCTCACAAGTGAGGCCAGGAGGAATGATGACACTTGAGAGAAACTAGAAATTTCTGAAAGTTTATTGGAGcctgtatttttaaagatttttataaaaataaatcctgaagTCTTAGCAATAGCACTtccatttgaaaattaaataagtgTTACTTCCCAATACAACCATCAGCTGATACGATTTTTGTTATTTCCAAAAATAATCTCATCTTCCCCAAAATTTTGTTGTTAGCATGATGTTAACTGCCGTGtaaaagcaggaagaaatcCAACCATGCTTGATTTCAACATCACCAACAAAAACAGGACAAAGAAATCTTTCTCTTTCCAGTGTGTTGGAATCAAACTCTCCTGCGATGAACATCTA
The genomic region above belongs to Molothrus aeneus isolate 106 chromosome 4, BPBGC_Maene_1.0, whole genome shotgun sequence and contains:
- the RAB33B gene encoding ras-related protein Rab-33B; this translates as MAAGDVESSLELSLTGSGALPGALPPARSRIFKIIVIGDSNVGKTCLTYRFCAGRFPQRTEATIGVDFRERAVTIDGERIKIQLWDTAGQERFRKSMVQHYYRNVHAVVFVYDMTNIASFHSLPSWIEECKQHLLANDIPRILVGNKCDLRSAIQVPTDLAQKFADTHSMPLFETSAKNPNDNDHVEAIFMTLAHKLKSHKPLMLSQPPDHDEIHIKPEPKPITSCWC